A region from the Oryzias latipes chromosome 20, ASM223467v1 genome encodes:
- the crh gene encoding corticoliberin isoform X1, whose amino-acid sequence MKLNLFGTTVILLVAFLPRFECRAIESPGGTLRVPAPQNSQQQQQSSPILERLGEEYFIRLGNGDSNSFPSSSLYPVGSPSIFNRALQLQRLLQGKVGNIRALLSGFGDRGEESMERGRRSEDPPISLDLTFHLLREMMEMSKAEQMAQQAQNNRRMMELFGK is encoded by the coding sequence ATGAAGCTCAATTTATTTGGTACCACCGTgattctgcttgttgcctttttgCCGCGCTTCGAATGTCGGGCTATTGAGAGCCCTGGCGGAACCCTGCGCGTCCCAGCTCCCCAAAACtcccagcagcagcaacagtctaGTCCCATTCTGGAGCGCCTTGGAGAGGAGTATTTTATTCGACTGGGAAACGGGGACTCAAACTCTTTCCCGTCATCGTCTCTGTATCCCGTCGGATCCCCTTCCATCTTCAACAGAGCGTTGCAGCTCCAGCGTCTCTTGCAGGGGAAAGTTGGGAACATCAGAGCGCTTCTAAGCGGCTTCGGGGATCGCGGAGAGGAATCAATGGAAAGAGGAAGGAGGTCCGAGGATCCGCCGATCTCTCTGGACCTGACCTTCCACCTGCTTCGGGAGATGATGGAGATGTCCAAGGCGGAACAGATGGCTCAGCAGGCGCAAAATAACAGAAGAATGATGGAGCTCTTTGGTAAATGA
- the LOC101156857 gene encoding tripartite motif-containing protein 55 isoform X2 has translation MEDLEKQLICPICLELFTKPVVILPCQHNLCRKCANDFFQSSNPYLSTRTASSGGRFRCPSCRHEVVLDRHGVYGLQRNLLVENIIDMFKQQSSSTLAPERKEETPMCDVHEDEKINIFCVTHGVPTCSMCKVFGAHKDCEVAPISSIYHTKRTELSDGITMMVGNNDRMQGIISNLEEACRAIEENGRRQKTLVCEKFDRLYTILEGKKRDMSQRLTAEQEEKVNYIRNLGKEYGDHLEESCKIVEMGIQTLEEPEMAVFLQSIKPLLKKIAEVSSMAHLNKVEVGYEKMDHYTVDFKKEGKALHCIDFIQEDDNENEEGGNAGAEVRDGPPAVSDAICPAIECPAEQLLAQSN, from the exons ATGGAGGATTTAGAGAAGCAGCTGATATGTCCCATTTGTCTGGAACTGTTTACAAAACCCGTTGTCATCCTGCCCTGCCAGCACAACCTCTGCAGAAAATGCGCAAATGATTTTTTCCAG TCTTCAAACCCTTACCTTTCAACAAGGACTGCCTCATCGGGAGGCCGATTCCGATGCCCATCCTGCAGACATGAGGTGGTCCTCGACAGGCATGGCGTTTACGGCCTGCAGAGGAACCTGCTGGTTGAGAACATCATAGATATGTTTAAGCAACAGTCCAGCAG CACACTAGCACCAGAGAGGAAGGAGGAGACACCCATGTGCGACGTTCACGAGGACGAAAAGATCAACATCTTCTGTGTTACCCACGGGGTGCCCACATGCTCCATGTGTAAGGTTTTTGGAGCACACAAAGACTGCGAGGTGGCACCAATCAGCAGCATCTACCACACAAAAAGG ACGGAGCTGAGCGATGGGATTACCATGATGGTTGGTAACAACGACAGGATGCAGGGGATCATTAGTAATCTAGAGGAAGCCTGTCGTGCCATAGAG GAGAACGGTCGAAGACAGAAGACTCTGGTGTGCGAAAAGTTTGACCGTCTTTATACCATCCtggaagggaagaagagagacatGAGTCAAAGGTTGACAGCTGAACAGGAAGAGAAGGTGAACTACATCAGGAACCTGGGAAAGGAATACGGAGACCATCTGGAGGAGAGCTGCAAGATCGTAGAGATGGGAATTCAGACGTTGGAGGAGCCAGAAATGGCTGTTTTCCTTCAG AGCATAAAACCTCTTCTCAAAAA GATAGCGGAAGTCTCCAGCATGGCACATTTGAACAAAGTTGAAGTGGGGTATGAGAAAATGGATCATTATACCGTTGATTTCAAGAAAGAGGGCAAGGCTCTGCACTGCATTGACTTCATCCAAG AGGATGACAATGAGAATGAGGAAGGTGGCAATGCAGGTGCAGAGGTCAGAGATGGACCACCGGCTGTCTCTGATGCGATCTGTCCAGCCATCGAGTGCCCTGCAGAACAGCTCCTCGCTCAATCAAACTAA
- the LOC101156857 gene encoding tripartite motif-containing protein 55 isoform X1, whose protein sequence is MEDLEKQLICPICLELFTKPVVILPCQHNLCRKCANDFFQSSNPYLSTRTASSGGRFRCPSCRHEVVLDRHGVYGLQRNLLVENIIDMFKQQSSSSTLAPERKEETPMCDVHEDEKINIFCVTHGVPTCSMCKVFGAHKDCEVAPISSIYHTKRTELSDGITMMVGNNDRMQGIISNLEEACRAIEENGRRQKTLVCEKFDRLYTILEGKKRDMSQRLTAEQEEKVNYIRNLGKEYGDHLEESCKIVEMGIQTLEEPEMAVFLQSIKPLLKKIAEVSSMAHLNKVEVGYEKMDHYTVDFKKEGKALHCIDFIQEDDNENEEGGNAGAEVRDGPPAVSDAICPAIECPAEQLLAQSN, encoded by the exons ATGGAGGATTTAGAGAAGCAGCTGATATGTCCCATTTGTCTGGAACTGTTTACAAAACCCGTTGTCATCCTGCCCTGCCAGCACAACCTCTGCAGAAAATGCGCAAATGATTTTTTCCAG TCTTCAAACCCTTACCTTTCAACAAGGACTGCCTCATCGGGAGGCCGATTCCGATGCCCATCCTGCAGACATGAGGTGGTCCTCGACAGGCATGGCGTTTACGGCCTGCAGAGGAACCTGCTGGTTGAGAACATCATAGATATGTTTAAGCAACAGTCCAGCAG CAGCACACTAGCACCAGAGAGGAAGGAGGAGACACCCATGTGCGACGTTCACGAGGACGAAAAGATCAACATCTTCTGTGTTACCCACGGGGTGCCCACATGCTCCATGTGTAAGGTTTTTGGAGCACACAAAGACTGCGAGGTGGCACCAATCAGCAGCATCTACCACACAAAAAGG ACGGAGCTGAGCGATGGGATTACCATGATGGTTGGTAACAACGACAGGATGCAGGGGATCATTAGTAATCTAGAGGAAGCCTGTCGTGCCATAGAG GAGAACGGTCGAAGACAGAAGACTCTGGTGTGCGAAAAGTTTGACCGTCTTTATACCATCCtggaagggaagaagagagacatGAGTCAAAGGTTGACAGCTGAACAGGAAGAGAAGGTGAACTACATCAGGAACCTGGGAAAGGAATACGGAGACCATCTGGAGGAGAGCTGCAAGATCGTAGAGATGGGAATTCAGACGTTGGAGGAGCCAGAAATGGCTGTTTTCCTTCAG AGCATAAAACCTCTTCTCAAAAA GATAGCGGAAGTCTCCAGCATGGCACATTTGAACAAAGTTGAAGTGGGGTATGAGAAAATGGATCATTATACCGTTGATTTCAAGAAAGAGGGCAAGGCTCTGCACTGCATTGACTTCATCCAAG AGGATGACAATGAGAATGAGGAAGGTGGCAATGCAGGTGCAGAGGTCAGAGATGGACCACCGGCTGTCTCTGATGCGATCTGTCCAGCCATCGAGTGCCCTGCAGAACAGCTCCTCGCTCAATCAAACTAA